Proteins from a single region of Candidatus Methylomirabilota bacterium:
- a CDS encoding putative quinol monooxygenase: MLAIWVKVRVRPQLRQRFLEAIEVDALGSERDEPGCLRFNVLQDEHDENVYYFYEVYKDQAALEAHRAMPHYAVWRAAADALDGPSEPTRCRPVFPAARAYWGKA; encoded by the coding sequence ATGCTGGCGATCTGGGTGAAGGTGCGCGTGAGGCCGCAGCTCCGACAGCGCTTTCTCGAGGCGATCGAGGTGGACGCGCTCGGCTCCGAGCGGGACGAGCCGGGCTGCCTGCGCTTCAACGTCCTCCAGGACGAGCACGACGAGAACGTCTACTACTTCTACGAGGTCTACAAGGACCAGGCCGCGCTCGAAGCGCATCGCGCGATGCCGCACTACGCCGTCTGGCGCGCAGCGGCCGACGCGCTCGACGGGCCGAGCGAGCCGACGCGGTGCCGGCCCGTCTTCCCGGCCGCGCGCGCGTACTGGGGCAAGGCCTAG
- a CDS encoding amidohydrolase family protein: MQGNGHTDARKLRTRLSHPIIDADGHWLEYAPIMREEFRRIGGDAAAEALAIASDRVPGSLRLSPAERRRRRIGQEAFWGSPSENVLDRATAMLPRLMYERLEDLGIDFAVVYPTAGLGYHRMQDTRLRRAICRAYNVFAADQFRGLEDRVIPAAIIPMYTPEEALEEVEYAVRQLGYKVLMIGGLMRRPVPVLAEEHPAASKFVEWYDVIGIDSDHDYDPVWAKCRELRVAPSFHNGARSILLRNSPSNFCYNHIGHFASAGHAVCKALFFGGVTRRFPDLNFAFLEGGVGWACMLYADLIGHWDKRNRQAIERTNPDRLDTAALLGFAQKYGRDAVVDAVRRGDGLEGDSNSRLTGGIEDLDDYFRCKIERKEDIRELFVPRFYFGCEADDPINAWAFNRRANPLGARLNAIFSSDIGHFDVPDMTEVVPEAYELVEHGLLTDDDFRDFMFANAVRFWGEVNPEFFKGTAVEKQAADVLAQPAVRR; encoded by the coding sequence ATGCAGGGAAACGGCCATACGGACGCCCGGAAGCTTCGCACCCGCCTGAGCCACCCGATCATCGACGCCGACGGCCACTGGCTGGAGTACGCGCCGATCATGCGCGAGGAGTTCCGCCGCATCGGCGGGGACGCCGCCGCCGAGGCTCTGGCGATCGCCAGCGACCGCGTCCCCGGCTCGCTCAGGCTCTCCCCGGCCGAGCGGCGGCGGCGCCGGATCGGCCAGGAGGCGTTCTGGGGGTCACCGAGCGAGAACGTGCTCGACCGCGCGACGGCGATGCTGCCGCGCCTCATGTACGAGCGGCTGGAAGACCTGGGCATCGACTTCGCGGTCGTCTACCCGACGGCCGGGCTCGGATACCACCGCATGCAGGACACGCGGCTGCGGCGCGCGATCTGTCGCGCCTACAACGTGTTCGCCGCGGATCAGTTCCGCGGGCTCGAGGACCGCGTCATTCCCGCCGCGATCATCCCGATGTACACGCCGGAGGAGGCGCTCGAGGAGGTCGAGTACGCGGTCCGGCAGCTCGGGTACAAGGTCCTGATGATCGGCGGCCTCATGCGGCGCCCCGTCCCCGTCCTCGCCGAGGAGCATCCCGCGGCGTCCAAGTTCGTCGAGTGGTACGACGTGATCGGCATCGACAGCGACCACGATTACGATCCCGTGTGGGCCAAGTGCCGGGAGCTCCGCGTCGCGCCGAGCTTCCACAACGGCGCGCGCTCGATCCTCCTCCGCAACTCGCCGTCGAACTTCTGTTACAACCACATCGGCCACTTCGCCTCCGCCGGCCACGCGGTCTGCAAGGCGCTGTTCTTCGGCGGCGTCACCCGCCGGTTCCCGGACCTGAACTTCGCGTTCCTCGAGGGCGGGGTCGGCTGGGCCTGCATGCTCTACGCGGACCTCATCGGGCACTGGGACAAGCGCAACCGGCAGGCGATCGAGAGGACGAATCCGGACAGGCTCGATACCGCGGCCCTGCTCGGGTTCGCGCAGAAGTACGGCCGCGACGCGGTGGTGGACGCGGTGCGCCGGGGCGACGGGCTGGAGGGCGACTCGAACTCGAGACTGACCGGCGGCATCGAGGACCTCGACGATTATTTCCGCTGCAAGATCGAGCGCAAGGAAGACATCCGCGAGCTCTTCGTCCCGCGCTTCTACTTCGGCTGCGAGGCCGACGATCCCATCAACGCCTGGGCGTTCAACCGCCGCGCGAACCCGCTGGGGGCGCGCCTCAACGCGATCTTCAGCTCCGACATCGGGCACTTCGACGTGCCGGACATGACAGAGGTCGTCCCCGAGGCGTACGAGCTGGTCGAGCACGGCCTGCTCACCGACGACGACTTCCGCGACTTCATGTTCGCCAACGCCGTGCGCTTCTGGGGCGAGGTGAACCCGGAGTTCTTCAAGGGCACGGCGGTCGAGAAGCAGGCGGCCGACGTGCTGGCGCAGCCGGCCGTCCGTCGATGA
- a CDS encoding methyltransferase domain-containing protein, whose product MKTYYDRRAPEYDDWYLGTGLFARRERPGWQAELAAVERAVAALPFARVLDVACGTGFLTRRLRGRVTGVDQSAAMLAIARPRVSGGTFVRADAAALPFAAGGFDAVFTGHFYGHLETGARARFLAEARRVAATLVVVDAALRDDVRPEEMQARKLSDGSRYTVYKRYFTPAQLAAELGGGRTLHAGRWFVVVMA is encoded by the coding sequence GTGAAGACCTACTACGACCGGCGCGCGCCCGAGTACGACGACTGGTACCTCGGGACGGGCCTCTTCGCCCGGCGCGAGCGCCCGGGGTGGCAGGCCGAGCTCGCCGCCGTCGAGCGCGCGGTCGCCGCGCTCCCGTTCGCCCGCGTGCTCGACGTCGCGTGCGGCACGGGCTTCCTCACGCGCCGGCTGCGCGGGCGCGTGACCGGCGTGGACCAGAGCGCGGCGATGCTCGCGATCGCCCGACCGCGGGTGTCCGGCGGCACGTTCGTCCGCGCCGACGCGGCCGCGCTGCCGTTCGCCGCCGGCGGATTCGACGCGGTGTTCACCGGCCACTTCTACGGCCATCTCGAGACCGGGGCGCGGGCGCGCTTCCTCGCCGAGGCGCGCCGGGTGGCCGCGACCCTGGTCGTGGTGGACGCAGCACTCCGCGACGACGTGCGGCCGGAGGAGATGCAGGCCCGGAAGCTCAGCGACGGCTCGCGCTACACCGTCTACAAGCGGTACTTCACTCCCGCGCAGCTCGCGGCCGAGCTCGGCGGCGGCCGGACGCTCCACGCGGGCCGCTGGTTCGTCGTCGTCATGGCGTGA